The Flavobacterium johnsoniae UW101 genomic interval TCTTCTTTCTTTAATGCTAAATTCGCAAAATCTTCACTTTATACAACCGAATCCGGACGATATGCAGGAATTGTTCACAGACTGGATAATACGGTAGAAACTTTTGACAGCGGATTTGAAAGCCACGGCGATCATGTTGATGTTGACGGACAACCGCAATTTGGTGCTTTAACTGGACAATCGGCTCTTCCAACGCATTTTAAAAGTAAAATTGGAGAAATCCTGACTTTTAATGATGGTGACGGAACTTTATCTGTTGCAAAAGAAAAGGATGTAAATACTGCTGGGGCGCAGTTCAAAACCATCAACGCCGGACTTTTGGCACATCATGGTGCTATGGCCGCTTTTGGAAACGGAACGTATGCTATTACAGTAAAAGATAATTCGGTTACAGGGACTCTTCCTGAAAAAGTAAAAATTATTGATAATACAGGTAAAACTTTATTTGAACCGACTCTTGCTACAAAGGGAATTCATGGAAATGCTTCTGACGGAACTTATGCCGTTTTTGGTTCTGCAAGCGGTGTTTTAGTTGTAGAAAATAACGGAAAACAAAAACTGATTGCTTTTCCAGAAGATTTTGGAACAGCTTGGTTTGGAACTATTTTAGAAACAGATTACAACGGAAAATTTGTTGGTTTTACTGCCGCAAAAGGTGCATATTTAATTGATGTTGTAAATGGAACTATAAAACCTATTATCCAAAACACAACTATTATGCAGTGCAAAGTAAGTTACAACCATAAAAAATTAGGTGTTTTACTGCATTCAGGTGAATTTAAGTTATTTAACCTAAACAGTCTGCAGGTTGAAAAAGAAGCTAAAATTATTGGTGAAACTGCAAACGATGCAGCATTAAAACCGCAAATACAGTTAACTGAGCACTTTGCTTACATTACTTCTCCATCAACAGGAGAATTGTTACAATTGAGTTTTGAAAAAATGTCAATTGTAAATAAAATCAAAGTTTCGAACACACCTTATATGATTACAATTCTGGGGTTTGAAAATAGTGAAAGCCATTAAAAATAAGGCTTAAGCTATTGGAAAAGCGTGCTTAACGGCACGCTTTTTTTGGGGTTTAAAATATCCTAAAAATAAAAAAGTTTAAAAATATTTGTTTTTATGACCAATCGGTCATATATTTGCAGTGTAAAATTCAGCTATCATGGCAAAAGGTGAAGAAACCAGACAGTTTATTATAGAAAAAGCGGCTCCTATTTTTAACACAAAAGGAATTGCAGCTACTTCTATGAGCGATATTATGGAGGCAACCAAATTGTCTAAAGGAAGCATGTATGTTCATTTTGAAAATAAAGAAGTATTGGCCTGCGCTGCTGTCGATCATAATATGAAAATATTAAGCTCTAAACTTCAAAATGCCTTAAGTGGAAGCTCAACATCTAAAGAAGCTTTATTTGCTTATATTGATTTTTTCAGCAATCCTACTCACCCGCCCGTTATTGGCGGCTGTCCTTTATTGAATTTCGGAACTGAGGCTGATGACACGAACCCAATTGTAAAAGAAAAAGTTAACAGCGCTATTAAACAAGGACAACAATTATTATCCGGCATTATAGAAAAAGGAATTGCCAATAAAGAATTTAAAAAAGATTTTAACCCGTCAGAATTTGCCACTGCAATGTTTGCAATGCTAGAAGGCGGTCATTTAATGGCCAGAGTTTCTGGCAGTAATGATAAAATGGAAATCGTAGCCAAAACGCTTAAAAATTTAATTGAACAAAACACTATCTAATTTTTTTTATCAAAAAAATGACCGATAGGTCATTTTTAAATTACAATAAAAATAACAATCGCAATGGCAAACAACCAACAACCAACAACCAACAACCAACAATAAACATTAATTAACAACAATAGAAACATCATGTCAAAAACAATTTTAATTACAGGAGCATCAAAAGGTTTTGGAAAAACCTGGGCA includes:
- a CDS encoding TetR/AcrR family transcriptional regulator, which gives rise to MAKGEETRQFIIEKAAPIFNTKGIAATSMSDIMEATKLSKGSMYVHFENKEVLACAAVDHNMKILSSKLQNALSGSSTSKEALFAYIDFFSNPTHPPVIGGCPLLNFGTEADDTNPIVKEKVNSAIKQGQQLLSGIIEKGIANKEFKKDFNPSEFATAMFAMLEGGHLMARVSGSNDKMEIVAKTLKNLIEQNTI